In the genome of Yarrowia lipolytica chromosome 1B, complete sequence, the window AACTTGAGCAGAGGCAGAATTCGTCgctcaatcttcttgacgtCAATCTTGGAAAGATCGGGGGTCGAGATCTTCATCTTGTTCTGCatgttgagcttctggaaGTCGCCGGACAGCTGGTTGGGGTCGTCGCTGAAGTCTCGAGAAGAACCAGTGTAGCTGCTGGCGTAGTCAGGACCGGCCTCAAAACCGCCGTACAGATCTCGAGTATCAGTCTGCATATCTCGCTCGTAGTTGTCGATCATGTCGGCTATTTCGACACCAGACATCTCACGCTGGCCACCGGAGAAGTCGGGGATGTTGGGCAGCTTGATGGGCAGCTTTCGAAGGTAACCCTTAAGCATCTCGGTTACCTTAGAgtcagcagctgcagccACATGGTTGTTGACATCTTCAATCTCAACCTCGGAAAGAGAATCGTTGGCAGCTCCAATCAGAGAGTGAACGAAATCGAGACCGCCAAAGGTTCCGGTAATCAGAGGGTAGACCCGGTTTCCATGAAGGTTGATCTGGGTGTCTCGTCCGACATGGGGGAAGACGTTAAATCCCATCTCCATGAGCACCAGCTCGCAGTAGTTGGAATGGGCGGGGAAGTCTTCGAGGGTGTGCAGAGCCTGTCCCAGCAAACGCAGAGCCTCGTACTGGTTCTCAGAGCCTCCCTGTCGTCCCAGAGCAATACACTTGTGGATCGAGTCTCGCACGTAGACGGAAGACGTGGGCCAGTTGCCTCGCTCGTTGCAAATGTAGTTTTTCATGCCGGTTTCGGGGTCGATTTCCAGCTCGATGGGCTGCACGGGGCCTCTGAGACGCCGGTCGAGACGTGGAGCATCTTCGCCTTCTCCGTAGCCCTTGGGGTTATCGATATGCTCGTCGGCTCTGTAGGTACCAAGACGCTCTTCAGTAACCTGGAACTCGCCGGTTCCGTAGCCAAACTCCATGATACCCAGGATCCAGACAATAGCAGTCAGCAGCTCGGAGGTGAGACCCTGCTTGAGAGTAGCAATATCGATGGCCTGAGAGTAGTCTCGCAACCAGTTACCAAAGTAGACCCGCTTGATGGCCATCTTATCGAACTTCTTGCCGCCTCGCAACTTGGACAACAGACCGCCTCCAGCTGTCATGGCCAGCATGGCCAGCGTGTCTTCGATGTCTCCATGACGGAAGTTCTGGCCTTCGATTTTCGAGATGGAGGGGATGTTTCCAGCTCCAAAGGCATGTGCAAACGAGGCACACAGCAGTAGAACCAGAACAAATAGTAAAAAGTTGTTTCccattgttgttggtttGGTAAGTTAACAGTATAAGCAGTGCATGTGTCAAGTTTTGGTgtcactacaagtagcagccCCCCTCATGATTAGGTTTGGCTCAGCCGCGTTCATGCGTTGGTGGGCCACACGATAAAAGTAAGTGTGGGTTTTAAGTCGGATTTAGGCTGTGTTTAGGCTGCTTCTCCTGAAATTGTTTATCAGTGGCACGGGAGCGGGGAGTGGGGGTGATACCTGGTATTGTTTGAATGAAAATGtgcagtcacgtgatattcGTGTTCAGGTTCCTACGTCCCTAGCTGGGTACATTCAACTGTAACTGTCTAGGAGGTCGACGTGCGTGACACGTGTGCCATATTATTTGAATTTTCATCACAACTCTAAGCGGAGTGTTTGGTAAGAGGGCTGTACTGGGCAATGAGGATGGAACTTCATGGtgtgatatatatatgggTTTGTGTCATAAGTTGCTACAAGCGTGCTGTGAGCAGTCACTTGCgagtgcttgtacaagtattttCGGACTTGCGTGTTTTGGTTGATCCCCTATAGGCAGTCTGTTCAAGTGTCTCAATTGTTTCGTAAGAATTCCATTTCGACTTTTACAAAACCTGAAGGACATGATGGCCGACATCCGATGATAAATTGATTTGATTATGAACCGAGTTGATGAAGTGCTTGctgaagtacaagtagaaaaACAGTTTGTGAatacacttgtacaagttcGTTTTAtcttacaagtacctcaGACGTTTCTGTCCGGCTAATCCAGACAACATGTCTTTGCAGTCTGACAAATGAAAGTCGTGATATCCTGACGAGCGGTGCAATAGCAGCTATAAGAACTTCGAAGCGTGAAACACCCTGTCGGCCTCGTTCTAGGCATTGAGCCTGGTTGTCATTTCCTTTAGTGCACAACGAACCCACCCACTGTTGTTGACTGAAAAACCCAAGGCGATGGTTGTTTCGATGGATCACTGAGTCATGACAAAAATGACATCACAACATGTGATGAACACATCAGACAACGTGGATAGCCACAAAAATGCCTGATGGTGTATCAAGGACACCCTGGCACACAGTGAAGTTATCAAGAGTCCATGGTGTGGTTTCACAGCTCCAGTCGCTTCCACAACGAAGAGTCACAGGTTATGGTTGCCAACGCTGTTTATGCTGTCTGTGGTGATCTGCCCCATCAGCTAGCTCCTTCAATGCTAGAAGAAATCGATTATCATGGTGACACATCGGCTTCAGCACAAGTGTTGACAAGTGTTGCCTTCCTTGGGGTCCAGATTTGGCCTGTCTCAAAGAGAAGAGTACAAAGACATGCCATAGCCACTCCGGCAGGCGATGGACTAGTTGAGTCCGGAACAGACGTACATTTAGTGTAACCAATCACgtctttctctttctgaCATCTTCTACCACCATAATACCCTCATTTCCAACAAGATGCCCTGGACAATGATACAtctactactgtagttatAATAACTAAGCcgaatacttgtacttgagatGCCACCTATCGCAAATAAGTCTACCCTTGCCTTTGAGTAGTGTATGTACAAATATCATCTATTCAGCTTCACCATGGATTCCATAACTCCGATGGTGGCTACCATTGACAACATCCAGTAACGCTGAACCCGATAACCGCGGTCGTTCAGTCCGACCAAGACTCTTGGCATGGCACCATTAATCTCTCGACCATTGCTCTTTGTCCCCACAAGGGTTCTCGATGCAGGACCGTCCAGCCCCCCACCACGTACCAGTACTTTGTACACTACATGTGGACATGACACCTGTGTAACGTACGTACATACATATGCAATGTTTCAAGTAATTTGCACTTTAGGTAGCATGTAGTTCCCGCCGCTCGAGTGCCATCAGAGTTGCTGTTGAGCTCAGGTATTGTAATGATCACAGCAACGGTCCATCTCATCTTTGTGTGCCCTGTACACGGCCATAACGGCCTGAGCGTCTTCCACAGAAGAGTGTTCTCCTGACTGAATGGACAAACCAATTCCGCGAGCAAGATACTTTAGTTTCTGAGGTCGATCTCTTCGTAAAAAAGGTCGGTGATCCTGGCTGTCTCGCAACGAGTACTTCTTCCAGTTGATCTGCAGAACTAGCAGGTCGTGCTTGATGGAATGGCCAACCAAGACCTTACCGTCAATAAGTTTGACCACGGCGAGTCGGGCAGCATTGAACTCAACTCCCTCCTGAACCAGCTCCGGGGTAATACCGCTCACCTCAGTTCGGTAGTCGACAACAGGCCGTGGTCCCTGCACAAACACATCCAGCAGCACGGAGCCAAAGTAATCGACTAGTGAGACTCGAGCAAGCTGGTCGTGGGCCCCCTCCGGACCCACTCCCACAAATTCACAGTCTATTGCCACGTACAACTGGGCGTCATATGGAGCAGCTGAAGCGTCTTGTGCTGACACGGTGAGACTCATTGGATTGGATAATAAACGCAGGGTATCAAGCAAGTGAAAAAGCAACAAAATCAAGATA includes:
- a CDS encoding uncharacterized protein (Compare to YALI0B10824g, some similarities with uniprot|Q08237 Saccharomyces cerevisiae YOL080c REX4) gives rise to the protein MSLTVSAQDASAAPYDAQLYVAIDCEFVGVGPEGAHDQLARVSLVDYFGSVLLDVFVQGPRPVVDYRTEVSGITPELVQEGVEFNAARLAVVKLIDGKVLVGHSIKHDLLVLQINWKKYSLRDSQDHRPFLRRDRPQKLKYLARGIGLSIQSGEHSSVEDAQAVMAVYRAHKDEMDRCCDHYNT